CTGTATTCCAATATTGCGGTGGTGGTGGTGTTGTCAAACGGAGCGTTTTGAGCAGATTGGTATGCACGCGCTGCCATGTAGTACCGAGATGGTGGCTGGTCGGCGGTAAGGAGGACATCAGTGGTTTGGCCGGGTCCCAACATGAGGACTTTGGTGGTGAAGGGTTTGAGGTAGGAGGCGTCGGCGCCAACCACCGTAAGTTTATGGTTTGCGACGGTAAAAAAGAGAGGTTGATTGAGTGCAGCATTGATGACACGTAGAAGGTTTGTTTCTCCAGCATGAATCGGAACAATGGTAGTATCTGTATTTCCagtaatattaaaatcaaacaataaaacaatGTAATGGACTGTATCCGAGACTTtgagtataaaaatatattattttttaaaatttagtttataaaattacaatttttatttaaaaatcttgtcttttctttttggttCGGGGAGACACTTTGTCTTTAAAGGagaacaaaaagtaaaaaggcCATCAAGTAGACGCCCTACCGAAAGACAACCCTATTGTTGACTATTGTTTCTTAAATAATTGACatctttaataatttgatatcaCACGTCATTGTCCTAAGAGGCTTCTCTTTTTCACTTCCTGTTTTAATTGTTAAATCTTTTGGAAAGTAAAGTTATTAAACAAGACATGTGACATGTTCAACGTAACCAAAATTAAGAAGAGAATTCAAACCTTTGGAGGAGCACTTGTAAAGATCACCAGGTTGACCATTAATGGTGTATGCATCAGACACGTTAGGAGCTCCTCCAGTTCGTGTGGCCTGCCTCACTACATCAATAGGGTTTGCGTCCCACCATTCCCCTGATCACCATCATCACCATATATCACCCTTCAAGAATCAAGACACTAAAAACTCTATATATTGTCCCTATGATTTCTATATATTACTTAtccttttcatcaatgttattATTAGTGTAAACATTTAAAAGGGAGAAGTAATCACCAAGAAGAATGGGTGTGTCGTGGTTTGGCTTAGGGAAAGGGTAGAGTTCTCCTTCCCTGGGACGAATGATTAAAGCACCATAAACGGTGGCTCTAAGCCAGGAGCTATGAGCATGCCACCAAAGTGTGCCTTCTTGTCCTTGAACGGTAAAACGGTAGGTGTAACTTCCTCCAGGACGAATGGGGCACTGAGTCACAAATTCTGGTCCATCTGCCCATCCTGTTCTCATTTGCCTAACACCGTGCCTGAAACCAACAAAACCCACTCTCAATTATATTCATAATGAATTAATGTCCATGAAACTCCTTTAATTTTATAGATTTCATGTTCTGTCACACTACCATGCAGTATGTATACAGAATTGTGCTTTTAAAGATTAACATTTACCAATGAATGGTGACATTGTAACGAGCTTTGTTGGTGACTTTGACGACTAAAGTGTCTCCATTGTTGATTTCCAACGTTGGGCCGGGGAATTGGCCGTTCACAGTGATGGCATTGTGTGTTTTGCACAGCCTCTTCACTGGAGTTGCTTCGACCTATTCCATGACAACCAGAAAGGCAGTTATTATCTTTCGAGAAAGTAAAccagaaagaagagaaaaagagtgaGAGAACATATACAACAAACTCATGCGCGTGAACTTTTGCATTTGCTAAAGACAATGCTGAAGTTAAGAGAAGGAAAATGATGGCTAGGAAGATGGAGGTCTTGGCAGCTTCCATCTTTGAACAGCTTGGTGTGAATATGAATGGTGGAAGTTAAGGTTGCAATGCAAGTATAAGAGTGGGAGAGGGTGGTTTTATAGGGAGGATTAGAGGGGTGAGAAAGAGATAAAGTTGAATGAGGTTGGGAGattaggttaaattttgtgGAGGTCAGAATCCAAAGAGAAACTTAACTTGGTTCAAACCTACAGGAGTTGTTGCACCCGCCAGTTAATTATGCTTACTTCAGAAGTCTTCAGTTAGAGGTTGAAATTTGATGTTTCTGAAACATAATTATATCCATATCTTTGTTTCCCTTACTAAATAAGACGTTTTAACTTCAACTTTCTCTAACTTCCATTCATTCTCAAAGCAAAATCCTTTTGAAACATGTGTGACTATGATGTAATTGACTATGTTTTTTCCAATTCCTTGCACAACTCTTGCTATGAATTAAAGTTGCCTATTTTGTGATATTTATTTGACTTATTACAGAAACAGGAATTTTAACTAGGTTATAACAAACTCCTTTTAACTGAAAAATTATTACATATGATTAAGTTACATATTTATAATCTCAATCAATTTGTACatcataaatagtaaaaatattgtaatatataaaaaatctaacCACACTAACAGGTAAGGACTGTAGCGATGCTTTTAACTATATAATAATTTCTTCCTTTTACTGTCTATCCATTCCatttatcataaaagtataACCTTTTTTCAAAAAGGCCAAAACAAAAAGCATtttaactttttccttctttggTTTCCTAGTCAATTAAATTTTTGCAAATTACCTCCAGATAACATATAATTTAGTGTAAACTGCCTAAAGTGCACTTTCTTTTCATCTACGGAATGCTCGTGATTTGTGGAAAAGAGTATATTTTATTGCTCAAGAAATAAGTTAAGTAACAAGTACACAATATTATTGGATAAATGACCTGGTAATATTTATTACACTTTAAACACTTTTAActgcacaaaaataaaattatcaatttttaaattatttaacaacatgttaataaaattatattagcgttaaaaaaatgaataaatgtatatttttaattaaacagattgtttttaaaattttaaatatacttaGATATATTAGTGTGACACctgagagggatctagagactgtataggcATGAGACTATATAGTTGAAGGATAGTTTAAAAGAATTGATTTGGATACTCATAAAATcaaaatgcatttgtttttcggtagcctaacccataagaactccatgattaagcgtgcttagcctgaaTGTAAGTTGTGGAGGCATTACAATTAGGATTTGACCTTTCCCATAGTAATGTTAATTAATGATGATGTGCCTATATAAAAGGTAgggatttaatatataatatatattttttaaaatttgagtgTTCACTTTTGTCAtggtaaatattttattaaaataaactcttttattatatatttataataaatagtttccaatgtgtttttgtaaaataaaaatttattttaaattttctagtATATTTTTTTGCCAAATagatatattcatattttttttatattttaaagatttatttttaattatgtgatATAATTAAAAGACCCAATTattcaatttcattaaaatattaatcttcATACactttacaaatataataacacATATGTAATGTTTTCTGACTGACCTGATATAAACTATTAATATTGTTAAAGGataatttatatcaatatatataatataaaaattcttcagcatggaatttaaaataaaataaagttcaatttatttaacataattcatttaaaagtttaaataattaatttattaattatgctAAAACATATTTGAGGCAAATTCatatgaattttgtaaattATGGTTCAGATTAAAAATtggttaaatatttaaaaatgaaaaacatattgtatttattaaatttatatttttgtcttaatatcaaattaactttataatatttttgaatagtattattgtatttattgttttacgcattttattaatatcatatgctaagttttttaaaactcttagagttttattttagctaaaaaaatattacgatttttacaaatataataaaattgtttatacgtctcaatcaatattttatattttatgtgttCAACTATCTTTTCATAGTGACTTTTTTCTTGTGAATTTGACTTTTTCAATGAATTTAAACTCCTTGTCCATATCACTTTGCAATCTTTCAGCAACTAGAAAAAGTGTATGCAAAATTCTATttagaaaatgatattatatCTTGTACCGTATGATCCAGACGCCATACAGTTATCCCACATCAAGCCAGCTGGACAGTCTTGGAGAGCAGGAAGTAGTTAAACAGTGATTAAACGTGACAAAACCAGCAGCAAGACCGGACAGCCAGGAGCAGAATGTCCAGTCTTATGTTTTCCTACAAAGATTAAGGTAAGTGGTAATTAGAGGTATTGAGCTGAGATTGGTCCGTGATTAAGGTTTCACTAATTTCAAGCTCATaccgaaaactataaatatatatcaaaggTAGGAGGTAGATGATgacatttactgcacatttattaccaTTGTACTAAACTCTCATACAAACAGTTTACTGCCTTTAGCATCGGAAAACCTTTGGCAGGTACACCTTCGGAACAGTAGGATGAAGACGAAGACTTGAGCTAGCTAACAAACGGCTTCCTATAAGAAATTATGTAAGTGTTTGAAGTAACTCGACCTGGTACCCGGACCATAtctatatataactttttaatgtCAAGCATtcctcttttcattttttttcaaaacaatatactgaccaattaattttttgtttccgggtattatcttattattttttcttcttcaggaTTGTTGATTTTTTCAGCCTAGTTTTTAAAGGGTGGTGGTCGTGAAGCTCTAACTCATCGTAGGTCACCCTCTTTTTTTCTGTCAGTTGTTATTCACCAATTCTTTATACCTTTAGGCTACTAATTTTGATGAATATATTCAAGTACCGTAGACTATTAATAATGAGTGTggcaaataaaataaaagaactatATATAACTAACTAAAGTGATTTGATTGAATCTAACAAGAACTTAGTTAGATAtacttatgaaaaatatatcGGAAGCATTAATTGATAAATTAGGTGACCCGTCGCCCAACacgatttaattaattttcttttaagagtGGATGAGATCTGCCAAGAATTAGAGGCACAAGAATGTCATACTCAAAAAAGATACGTACTTGTGTGTACGAGGTACACATCGTTTTGATTTTTGAGGAACATTAGGTCACCATACACTGCCACATGTTCAACTAAAGTCATAGCTCACAGTTTTTCAAATGTTTGACAATACCAGGGAGAATTTTAAAGAAACACCATAAAAATATTACACAAAACTTAAATTTGATGAGTATTTGAGGATGTTCAACGGTAAACGGCGACAAATTTTGGAGTGGTGTACGATATTTAGTGTCCCTATCGCATGATGTAATAGAAAATATACAAATCTTAAATCAGAAGGAATGATGCAATGGTTTGTGTCTGACCTAATCTGTGTAAGAGGGTATAGTGTGAATGTTGTGTGTAAATTGGGATAAAATGGGTTGATTGATGCATGATGGCATGAGCCAAGGCACTAAAAGCTATTAGCTTTGGTTGGTTGTCAGACAAACCGTTAGAAGGAAAGCGTGTGAAGCAAAAGATGAAGGTGATTCGTAGactttttcaagataaaaagaGAGGGAGAAACCAAATTGAGATTTGATAGCTGAACAACAAATCATGACACTGCATTATACAAAGTTGGTAGAGTTTGTTACTGACTCGTCACATTCTTAAGAAAGGCAAAAATAAGAACTACACCACATGTCCTTAGCGATAACGTACCTACGTCTAAATTTTTATAAGGCTTAAGTATAATTTGTGGGTTCCTTTTCATGGTTAGTTATAAATGGGTGCCAAATTTCTTGATTAACGTACACCGCATTTTgagaatttaaaaaagtttacaaACTCATCATGTTGCTTAATTTTTTGGTAAAATGCATGCTACCTTATGAAGGTATGATAGCTAGCTAGGTTTCAGTGATAGTCTTTAGTCACAGGGTCAACATAAGAGGTGGTGTGTCGCTATAATGGCGTAGAAGCTTTTGTTTTTGCATTTTGGGCTTTCATAGTGATAGTCCTGACAAGTCCATTAGTCTTTGGAATTTGTGGACCTGGGAGAGGTCGAAAGTCACTATAATGGCTTACAACGTTTTGGTCTGTACAAGCACCATCTTTACGCAGTTATTCGGTACCACATACAAGTTGCAAActtagttaaaattttataattcatattaatatgtaaatgtaatatctattttaattaattcgattaaatatattaagtaatcaattaatatttttaaaaaatcatatgattaagtgtgtttttaaaatatatacatatataaatagacaaaataaataataattataataatgagtTGTCCTGCTAGCTCATAGACTCGTGCTTTCGCATCACTATGATGGATCAAGTTAAAATGGGATGAATTTCAATATACAAACTATTAACATCTTTACTCATGTTAATGTGGCAATCTGAAGCTAGTAAAGAGTTCAACACCAAATCGATCAAACATTTGGGTAACATTCTTTAGCTTTTATGTTAATTTGCATGAGGAAATTTCACAATGATGGATCTTCTCATATGAACAGAACCATTCTCTGGTGTTGATGAGTTGTATTTTCTCCATGTTGCAGGATAAAACCATGAATATACCTAGCAACAATGCCAGCAATCAATATTTCCTTCTCTATGAAGGTTTCAGTGAATACAAGGTTATGCCATCAATAATTTACATCGTGTCTGTTGCTAATGTATTTAGCAATGTTTGAACACGCCAAATTAGTGCTATAAAACTGATTTCcttttttgtctttctttatGTTATGATTTAGTGTGTGTTTTTTACTGAGTGAATTTTGAAGTTGGAATTATAGAGGgtggtttttttctttcttgctgCCAATACAGGTTCCACCTTATTTAACTGTCCGTTCCCTTTGATGGGTGTGTTGCTTGTTCTAGCTGTTAGAGGCTTTAAATTCAAGATGTGATTCGTATTGTTCACATATGTTGAGTGTTTATTTCTCCCACAATAGATAGgttatataaaattagtttaagcGTAGAGAGGCATTGTCTTGGAAGATGCTGTGATAATATAGGATATGACAGTATAAGGCTTGCAGTAATAATAGGAGTAAACTTGGAAGAATTGACGGTGAAAGCTTACGTTGTAATTTGTAAATCTTCAGGAAGCCTAGGctattaatttattcataacAATTACTGTAGTTTGTAATCCAAGAATTATATAAGGCTCAATATTTGAGCACTGGGGATGCAAATTGGGCAATTTGCCCTGCATGTAAACTCATCTATACTACTTTTTGTTTAATAACATGTTTGATTTTCCTTCATATCATATACTTTTTGTTTAGCATTATGGCGTCTACTTAAAATgggataaaaaaacaaagaagacaGCAGTTACGTTTATAATGCATTTATGGGAGAAAATAGAAGCTGGGAGAATCCTGCGGAAGAAACAATGATGCTCTTGAGAGAGCACATTTCAACTATTACGTGCCTTGGAAGGAAACAGAATTACACACAACTTGGGGCAGAGGTAAGCCACCTTATTGTAGCATGTAGTATGTACAAACTCGAGTATTCAAACGGGCAAATTAATATAAGAATGAAAGAATTGTAGAACATTTAATATTGAAGGCAAAAAATATCACT
This sequence is a window from Vigna angularis cultivar LongXiaoDou No.4 chromosome 2, ASM1680809v1, whole genome shotgun sequence. Protein-coding genes within it:
- the LOC108328110 gene encoding laccase-12, which encodes MEAAKTSIFLAIIFLLLTSALSLANAKVHAHEFVVEATPVKRLCKTHNAITVNGQFPGPTLEINNGDTLVVKVTNKARYNVTIHWHGVRQMRTGWADGPEFVTQCPIRPGGSYTYRFTVQGQEGTLWWHAHSSWLRATVYGALIIRPREGELYPFPKPNHDTPILLGEWWDANPIDVVRQATRTGGAPNVSDAYTINGQPGDLYKCSSKDTTIVPIHAGETNLLRVINAALNQPLFFTVANHKLTVVGADASYLKPFTTKVLMLGPGQTTDVLLTADQPPSRYYMAARAYQSAQNAPFDNTTTTAILEYRSPHHGNHSRHHHSKGVKNKRRPIMPPLPAYNDTNTVTAFSRSFRSPRKVEVPTEIDQSLFFAVGLGLNKCPKNFKPNRCQGPNGTRFTASMNNVSFVLPNNVSILQAQYLGIPGVFTTDFPGKPPVKFDYTGNVSRSLWQPIPGTKAHKLKFGSRVEIVLQDTSIVTPENHPIHLHGYDFYIVAEGFGNFDPKKDRAKFNLVDPPLRNTVAVPVNGWAVIRFVADNPGAWLMHCHLDVHIGWGLATVLVVENGVGKLQFIEPPPVDLPLC